A section of the Numida meleagris isolate 19003 breed g44 Domestic line chromosome 16, NumMel1.0, whole genome shotgun sequence genome encodes:
- the ADAMTS13 gene encoding A disintegrin and metalloproteinase with thrombospondin motifs 13 isoform X2, which yields MISSLMIRALVMFPLGFCWPSVLQEKFLRALDAEDVFSYFGTSSASDVPEFVVAQPNCPCKEEQIGLCRIQHCSIEAWGEVYAFEFLEDHTLLSSSFVINQVMNSSFSLIKKFSGNCFAGGNLLTPPGAECRVTYCEGQLQGVIVTDEEKIHIRPVRSKDVALLKELGFSSPHILFRSAEKKPARGRFASRLRKRADGTVKHLELMVVAGPDVYSYHKEDTERYILANLNIGAELLRDASLGAHLRVHLMQMLVLREPEVDVNITSNITSSLISVCEWSKKVNPQNDSDPHHADIVLYVTRFDLELPDGNKELRGVTQLGGVCSSFWSCVITQDTGFDLGVTIAHEIGHSLGIPHDGEGNQCSSSGYIMGSAGNHNSVDLVWSQCSREEFLAFVSTGQTNCLNDLPDMDGSIPGWKPGVYYGADEQCKIAFGSVATACTFADSNVDICKVLSCHVQPGDKSSCTRLLVPLLDGTECGINKWCSKGQCSSLKELDPMAVVHGQWSSWSPLSSCSRSCGGGVRIRQRFCNNPRPAFGGKECQGAGIQVEMCNTQACLMTQLEFMAEQCAATNLKPLYLTVGVPSFYTWTSAVGFAKGDMQCKHMCRAIEEEFMVSREDSFIDGTRCEPDNSEHGTFNLCVAGSCRAFGCDGQMDSKKIMDSCKVCGGDNTTCMQVSGSYTEGKAKEYVTFLSLPHNTTLVHVINQRPLFTHLAVKVKGEYVVAGKGKISLNVTYPSLLEDRQIKYEVFLTKDNLPSLEEIHVDGPTQEEIEIQVYRRYAKEYGDATNPDITFSYFVPKENLTYRWIPQQGPCSVTCGGGTRPVNHVCFDQTKNEITENQLCLELLQPLPGYEPCAVEPCLYRWKISQTDECSAVCGSGVAQQNLTCVQFHNGLETVVDDSLCPAQEKPPSTVPCVVNICPLGWDKEEDMDLLQAPESLGHIQLENQSVYVWSPLAGECSVSCGRGKTQIQYVCVAFDTKEKTQEENCHPVAKPESRMEDCNLSPCPPRWHYKMGSCSVSCGGGVMQKVLYCARETREKEEEIVADTQCDGLPRPEEQEPCNLEPCPPRWKVTPGGPCSSSCGLGLSVQLVTCVQIHQGKEILLEQHLCPVSEKPLTTIPCVVRMCSYEWSFSEWTECSTSCGNGVQTRHDFCLNRLTHKHVNPIFCRRFPKAIVLRGCYAGPCPEQEVGTRLHGAELQAVTPATHLMTVANAKGARYKVLDLPPSAVPAVPQEQAKETSEGVCGKLFLNTSGVINMTGVESSDCTVAIGRPLGEEITINVLESSLNCSAGEVVLFSGRMMWRTGCRKLVLSLINSRTNTLIVKQRVLLPGNGVVLQYNSRNATKKYYQECDKQLFGPRGEIVNPMQSPGQRQEVVCRTFINVAPQHRVAIRGLYVDQSHESNQTHFNYILIRDVSTMKTMVFRGKQQFFWQSTGSQAEIEFHENVKDHQSSFWAEYHAAEPK from the exons ATGATCAGCAGTCTGATGATCCGAGCGCTCGTGATGTTCCCTCTGGGGTTTTGCTGGCCATCCGTCCTCCAAGAG AAATTTCTCAGAGCTTTGGATGCAGAAgatgttttctcttattttggAACCAGCTCAGCCTCTGATG TACCCGAGTTTGTTGTTGCTCAGCCAAATTGCCCTTGTAAAGAAGAGCAGATTGGGCTATGTCGGATCCAGCACTGCTCTATTGAGGCTTGGGGAGAAGTGTACGCCTTTGAATTTCTGGAGGACCatactcttctttcttcttcctttgtgaTCAATCAAGTCATGAACTCTTCCTTTAGCTTAATAAAGAAATTCTCAGGCAACTGCTTTGCAGGTGGAAATCTATTGACACCTCCTGGGGCTGAGTGTAGAGTCACTTACTGTGAAGGGCAGCTG CAAGGAGTCATTgttacagatgaagaaaagattCATATCAGGCCTGtcagaagcaaagatgtggCCCTGCTGAAGGAGCTTGGCTTCTCCAGTCCCCACATTCTcttcagaagtgctgaaaaaaaaccagcaagag GGCGCTTTGCTTCTCGCCTACGGAAGAGGGCTGATGGAACTGTCAAACATCTGGAGCTGATGGTTGTAGCAGGTCCTGATGTTTACTCGTACCACAAAGAGGACACGGAGCGATATATTCTTGCCAACCTCAACATT GGGGCAGAACTGCTGCGAGATGCCTCACTGGGTGCTCATTTAAGGGTTCATTTGATGCAAATGCTTGTTTTGAGAGAGCCTGAG GTGGATGTAAACATCACATCAAATATCACCTCCTCGCTGATCAGTGTTTGTGAGTGGAGCAAGAAGGTCAACCCCCAGAATGACTCTGATCCCCACCATGCTGACATTGTCCTGTATGTGACCAG GTTTGACCTGGAGTTACCTGATGGGAACAAGGAGCTACGTGGAGTGACTCAGTTAGGTGGAGTCTGCTCCTCCTTCTGGAGCTGTGTTATTACTCAGGACACCGGCTTTGACTTGGGAGTCACCATAGCCCATGAGATTGGTCACAG TCTTGGCATCCCCCATGATGGTGAGGGGAatcagtgcagcagcagtggttaCATCATGGGTTCAGCAGGAAACCACAATAGTGTTGACCTTGTCTGGTCACAGTGTAGCCGAGAAGAATTCCTGGCCTTTGTCAG CACAGGCCAAACAAACTGCTTAAATGACCTGCCGGACATGGACGGCAGCATCCCTGGATGGAAGCCTGGCGTGTACTATGGAGCAGATGAGCAATGTAAAATAGCCTTCGGGAGTGTTGCAACTGCGTGCACCTTTGCTGACAGCAATGTT GATATATGTAAAGTTCTCTCATGCCATGTACAACCAGGAGACAAATCCAGCTGTACTCGGCTTCTTGTTCCCCTCTTGGATGGTACTGAGTGTGGCATCAATAAG TGGTGCTCCAAGGGACAGTGCAGCTCTCTGAAAGAACTGGACCCCATGGCTGTAGTCCATGGGCAGTGGTCCAGCTGGAGCCCGTTGTCCTCCTGCTCCCGCAGCTGTGGAGGTGGAGTTCGGATAAGGCAGCGGTTCTGTAACAACCCCAG GCCTGCTTTTGGAGGGAAGGAGTGCCAGGGTGCCGGCATTCAAGTGGAGATGTGCAATACTCAG GCCTGTTTGATGACCCAGCTTGAGTTTATGGCTGAGCAGTGTGCAGCAACAAATTTAAAGCCACTGTATCTCACTGTAGGAGTGCCATCCTTTTACACCTGGACTTCTGCTGTTGGCTTTGCCAAAG GGGACATGCAGTGCAAGCACATGTGCAGAGCCATTGAAGAAGAATTCATGGTAAGCCGTGAGGACAGTTTCATAGATGGAACCAGATGTGAGCCTGATAACTCTGAGCATGGGACTTTCAATCTGTGCGTAGCGGGAAGCTGCAGA GCATTCGGGTGTGATGGCCAGATGGACTCCAAGAAGATAATGGACTCTTGCAAGGTCTGTGGGGGTGATAATACCACTTGCATGCAAGTGAGTGGATCttacacagaaggaaaagctaaaG AGTATGTTACATTTTTGTCCCTGCCTCATAACACCACCCTAGTCCATGTTATCAATCAGAGACCACTCTTCACACATTTGG CTGTGAAGGTTAAAGGTGAATATGTGGTtgctggaaagggaaaaatctcATTGAATGTCACCTATCCGTCACTTCTGGAGGACAGACAGATCAAATATGAAGTATTTCTCACCAAGGACAACCTGCCAAGCCTGGAGGAAATCCATGTGGATGGGCCAACCcaagaagaaattgaaatacAG GTTTATAGAAGGTATGCAAAAGAATATGGCGATGCCACCAACCCAGACATCACCTTCAGCTACTTTGTGCCAAAAGAGAATCTGACGTATAGGTGGATTCCTCAGCAGGGGCCATGTTCAGTGACCTGTGGAGGAG GTACACGACCAGTGAACCATGTGTGCTTTGATCAGACAAAgaatgaaataacagaaaatcagCTGTGTCTGGAACTCCTACAACCCCTTCCAGGGTATGAACCCTGTGCCGTGGAACCATGCCTGTACAG GTGGAAGATATCTCAGACAGATGAATGTTCTGCTGTCTGTGGAAGCGGTGTTGCCCAGCAGAATCTGACCTGTGTTCAGTTTCATAATGGATTGGAGACTGTTGTGGATGACAGCTTATGTCCTGCACAAGAAAAACCCCCCTCCACTGTGCCGTGTGTAGTTAATATCTGCCCTTTGGGATGGGACAAA GAGGAAGACATGGACTTGCTTCAGGCTCCAGAGTCACTTGGACATATCCAACTGGAAAATCAGAGTGTTTATGTCTGGAGCCCTCTAGCTGGAGAGTGTTCAGTGTCCTGTGGTAGAG GTAAGACTCAGATACAGTATGTTTGTGTGGCTTTTGACACCAAAGAAAAAACccaagaagaaaactgtcatCCAGTGGCAAAGCCAGAGAGCAGGATGGAAGACTGCAATCTCAGTCCCTGCCCGCCAAG GTGGCATTACAAAATGGGCTCATGCAGTGTAAGCTGTGGAGGAGGTGTGATGCAGAAGGTCCTCTACTGTGCAAGGGAAAccagggagaaggaggaagagattgTGGCAGACACCCAGTGTGATGGTTTGCCTCGTCCAGAGGAGCAGGAACCGTGTAACTTGGAGCCATGCCCCCCAAG ATGGAAGGTAACCCCGGGTGGCCCCTGTTCCTCCAGCTGTGGGCTTGGCTTATCAGTTCAGCTGGTCACCTGTGTGCAGATTCACCAAGGCAAAGAGATTTTGCTGGAGCAGCATTTATGTCCTGTATCAGAGAAGCCCCTTACCACCATTCCCTGTGTCGTCCGAATGTGCTCTTACGAATGGAGCTTCAGCGAATGGACAGAG tgtTCAACTTCGTGTGGGAATGGTGTTCAGACACGGCATGATTTCTGCCTCAACCGGCTAACTCATAAGCACGTGAACCCCATCTTCTGCAGGCGCTTCCCCAAGGCCATTGTGCTGCGTGGCTGCTATGCAGGGCCCTGTCCTGAGCAGGAGGTGGGCACCAGGTTGCATGGAGCAGAACTGCAGGCAGTGACACCAGCCACGCATCTGATGACAGTTGCAAATGCTAAAGGGGCAAGATACAAAGTCCTGGatcttcctccttctgctgtGCCAGCTGTCCCTCAGGAACAGGCAAAGGAGACCAGTGAAG GTGTCTGTGGAAAGCTCTTTCTTAATACCAGTGGGGTCATCAACATGACAGGTGTAGAGAGCAGTGACTGCACTGTTGCTATTGGGCGTCCTTTAGGAGAGGAGATCACAATCAATGTTCTGGAGAGCTCCCTCAACTGCAGTGCAG GTGAGGTTGTGCTGTTTTCTGGACGAATGATGTGGCGgacaggctgcaggaagctggtTTTGTCTCTGATAAATTCCAGAACAAATACATTGA
- the ADAMTS13 gene encoding A disintegrin and metalloproteinase with thrombospondin motifs 13 isoform X6, with translation MISSLMIRALVMFPLGFCWPSVLQEKFLRALDAEDVFSYFGTSSASDVPEFVVAQPNCPCKEEQIGLCRIQHCSIEAWGEVYAFEFLEDHTLLSSSFVINQVMNSSFSLIKKFSGNCFAGGNLLTPPGAECRVTYCEGQLQGVIVTDEEKIHIRPVRSKDVALLKELGFSSPHILFRSAEKKPARAGRFASRLRKRADGTVKHLELMVVAGPDVYSYHKEDTERYILANLNIGAELLRDASLGAHLRVHLMQMLVLREPEVDVNITSNITSSLISVCEWSKKVNPQNDSDPHHADIVLYVTRFDLELPDGNKELRGVTQLGGVCSSFWSCVITQDTGFDLGVTIAHEIGHSLGIPHDGEGNQCSSSGYIMGSAGNHNSVDLVWSQCSREEFLAFVSTGQTNCLNDLPDMDGSIPGWKPGVYYGADEQCKIAFGSVATACTFADSNVDICKVLSCHVQPGDKSSCTRLLVPLLDGTECGINKWCSKGQCSSLKELDPMAVVHGQWSSWSPLSSCSRSCGGGVRIRQRFCNNPRPAFGGKECQGAGIQVEMCNTQACLMTQLEFMAEQCAATNLKPLYLTVGVPSFYTWTSAVGFAKGDMQCKHMCRAIEEEFMVSREDSFIDGTRCEPDNSEHGTFNLCVAGSCRAFGCDGQMDSKKIMDSCKVCGGDNTTCMQVSGSYTEGKAKEYVTFLSLPHNTTLVHVINQRPLFTHLAVKVKGEYVVAGKGKISLNVTYPSLLEDRQIKYEVFLTKDNLPSLEEIHVDGPTQEEIEIQVYRRYAKEYGDATNPDITFSYFVPKENLTYRWIPQQGPCSVTCGGGTRPVNHVCFDQTKNEITENQLCLELLQPLPGYEPCAVEPCLYRWKISQTDECSAVCGSGVAQQNLTCVQFHNGLETVVDDSLCPAQEKPPSTVPCVVNICPLGWDKEEDMDLLQAPESLGHIQLENQSVYVWSPLAGECSVSCGRGKTQIQYVCVAFDTKEKTQEENCHPVAKPESRMEDCNLSPCPPRWHYKMGSCSVSCGGGVMQKVLYCARETREKEEEIVADTQCDGLPRPEEQEPCNLEPCPPRWKVTPGGPCSSSCGLGLSVQLVTCVQIHQGKEILLEQHLCPVSEKPLTTIPCVVRMCSYEWSFSEWTEALPQGHCAAWLLCRALS, from the exons ATGATCAGCAGTCTGATGATCCGAGCGCTCGTGATGTTCCCTCTGGGGTTTTGCTGGCCATCCGTCCTCCAAGAG AAATTTCTCAGAGCTTTGGATGCAGAAgatgttttctcttattttggAACCAGCTCAGCCTCTGATG TACCCGAGTTTGTTGTTGCTCAGCCAAATTGCCCTTGTAAAGAAGAGCAGATTGGGCTATGTCGGATCCAGCACTGCTCTATTGAGGCTTGGGGAGAAGTGTACGCCTTTGAATTTCTGGAGGACCatactcttctttcttcttcctttgtgaTCAATCAAGTCATGAACTCTTCCTTTAGCTTAATAAAGAAATTCTCAGGCAACTGCTTTGCAGGTGGAAATCTATTGACACCTCCTGGGGCTGAGTGTAGAGTCACTTACTGTGAAGGGCAGCTG CAAGGAGTCATTgttacagatgaagaaaagattCATATCAGGCCTGtcagaagcaaagatgtggCCCTGCTGAAGGAGCTTGGCTTCTCCAGTCCCCACATTCTcttcagaagtgctgaaaaaaaaccagcaagag CAGGGCGCTTTGCTTCTCGCCTACGGAAGAGGGCTGATGGAACTGTCAAACATCTGGAGCTGATGGTTGTAGCAGGTCCTGATGTTTACTCGTACCACAAAGAGGACACGGAGCGATATATTCTTGCCAACCTCAACATT GGGGCAGAACTGCTGCGAGATGCCTCACTGGGTGCTCATTTAAGGGTTCATTTGATGCAAATGCTTGTTTTGAGAGAGCCTGAG GTGGATGTAAACATCACATCAAATATCACCTCCTCGCTGATCAGTGTTTGTGAGTGGAGCAAGAAGGTCAACCCCCAGAATGACTCTGATCCCCACCATGCTGACATTGTCCTGTATGTGACCAG GTTTGACCTGGAGTTACCTGATGGGAACAAGGAGCTACGTGGAGTGACTCAGTTAGGTGGAGTCTGCTCCTCCTTCTGGAGCTGTGTTATTACTCAGGACACCGGCTTTGACTTGGGAGTCACCATAGCCCATGAGATTGGTCACAG TCTTGGCATCCCCCATGATGGTGAGGGGAatcagtgcagcagcagtggttaCATCATGGGTTCAGCAGGAAACCACAATAGTGTTGACCTTGTCTGGTCACAGTGTAGCCGAGAAGAATTCCTGGCCTTTGTCAG CACAGGCCAAACAAACTGCTTAAATGACCTGCCGGACATGGACGGCAGCATCCCTGGATGGAAGCCTGGCGTGTACTATGGAGCAGATGAGCAATGTAAAATAGCCTTCGGGAGTGTTGCAACTGCGTGCACCTTTGCTGACAGCAATGTT GATATATGTAAAGTTCTCTCATGCCATGTACAACCAGGAGACAAATCCAGCTGTACTCGGCTTCTTGTTCCCCTCTTGGATGGTACTGAGTGTGGCATCAATAAG TGGTGCTCCAAGGGACAGTGCAGCTCTCTGAAAGAACTGGACCCCATGGCTGTAGTCCATGGGCAGTGGTCCAGCTGGAGCCCGTTGTCCTCCTGCTCCCGCAGCTGTGGAGGTGGAGTTCGGATAAGGCAGCGGTTCTGTAACAACCCCAG GCCTGCTTTTGGAGGGAAGGAGTGCCAGGGTGCCGGCATTCAAGTGGAGATGTGCAATACTCAG GCCTGTTTGATGACCCAGCTTGAGTTTATGGCTGAGCAGTGTGCAGCAACAAATTTAAAGCCACTGTATCTCACTGTAGGAGTGCCATCCTTTTACACCTGGACTTCTGCTGTTGGCTTTGCCAAAG GGGACATGCAGTGCAAGCACATGTGCAGAGCCATTGAAGAAGAATTCATGGTAAGCCGTGAGGACAGTTTCATAGATGGAACCAGATGTGAGCCTGATAACTCTGAGCATGGGACTTTCAATCTGTGCGTAGCGGGAAGCTGCAGA GCATTCGGGTGTGATGGCCAGATGGACTCCAAGAAGATAATGGACTCTTGCAAGGTCTGTGGGGGTGATAATACCACTTGCATGCAAGTGAGTGGATCttacacagaaggaaaagctaaaG AGTATGTTACATTTTTGTCCCTGCCTCATAACACCACCCTAGTCCATGTTATCAATCAGAGACCACTCTTCACACATTTGG CTGTGAAGGTTAAAGGTGAATATGTGGTtgctggaaagggaaaaatctcATTGAATGTCACCTATCCGTCACTTCTGGAGGACAGACAGATCAAATATGAAGTATTTCTCACCAAGGACAACCTGCCAAGCCTGGAGGAAATCCATGTGGATGGGCCAACCcaagaagaaattgaaatacAG GTTTATAGAAGGTATGCAAAAGAATATGGCGATGCCACCAACCCAGACATCACCTTCAGCTACTTTGTGCCAAAAGAGAATCTGACGTATAGGTGGATTCCTCAGCAGGGGCCATGTTCAGTGACCTGTGGAGGAG GTACACGACCAGTGAACCATGTGTGCTTTGATCAGACAAAgaatgaaataacagaaaatcagCTGTGTCTGGAACTCCTACAACCCCTTCCAGGGTATGAACCCTGTGCCGTGGAACCATGCCTGTACAG GTGGAAGATATCTCAGACAGATGAATGTTCTGCTGTCTGTGGAAGCGGTGTTGCCCAGCAGAATCTGACCTGTGTTCAGTTTCATAATGGATTGGAGACTGTTGTGGATGACAGCTTATGTCCTGCACAAGAAAAACCCCCCTCCACTGTGCCGTGTGTAGTTAATATCTGCCCTTTGGGATGGGACAAA GAGGAAGACATGGACTTGCTTCAGGCTCCAGAGTCACTTGGACATATCCAACTGGAAAATCAGAGTGTTTATGTCTGGAGCCCTCTAGCTGGAGAGTGTTCAGTGTCCTGTGGTAGAG GTAAGACTCAGATACAGTATGTTTGTGTGGCTTTTGACACCAAAGAAAAAACccaagaagaaaactgtcatCCAGTGGCAAAGCCAGAGAGCAGGATGGAAGACTGCAATCTCAGTCCCTGCCCGCCAAG GTGGCATTACAAAATGGGCTCATGCAGTGTAAGCTGTGGAGGAGGTGTGATGCAGAAGGTCCTCTACTGTGCAAGGGAAAccagggagaaggaggaagagattgTGGCAGACACCCAGTGTGATGGTTTGCCTCGTCCAGAGGAGCAGGAACCGTGTAACTTGGAGCCATGCCCCCCAAG ATGGAAGGTAACCCCGGGTGGCCCCTGTTCCTCCAGCTGTGGGCTTGGCTTATCAGTTCAGCTGGTCACCTGTGTGCAGATTCACCAAGGCAAAGAGATTTTGCTGGAGCAGCATTTATGTCCTGTATCAGAGAAGCCCCTTACCACCATTCCCTGTGTCGTCCGAATGTGCTCTTACGAATGGAGCTTCAGCGAATGGACAGAG GCGCTTCCCCAAGGCCATTGTGCTGCGTGGCTGCTATGCAGGGCCCTGTCCTGA